The following is a genomic window from Hymenobacter sp. APR13.
ACAATATCCCCGATATCCAGGTGTTCGTGGGGGAGGTGACGGAGCTGCCCCACCTGGCCGACGGGCCGGCCATCTACACCCGCCAGCACCCCACCACCGCCCATTATCCCGGCACCCACGACGCCCGTCCCTGGCTGGTGCCGGAAGTAGCCGGCTATTTCCCTAGCTTCTTCAACTACTGGAAAAAGTGCGAAAAAGTGCTGCGCCGCCAGGAGGTAGATGGCACAGTGTAGAGACGCAATATTTTGCGTCTCGTCGTTGCTGATGTTGTTAAGATGGGGCGTGTCGTTCAACGTAGAGACGCAAAATATTGCGTCTCTACACCGTACAATTAGCCCGATGTAGAGACGCGACACTTCGCGTCTCGTCGTTGAACGGCCCGTCCGAACCGATTTAAACAATGTCAGCAACGAGGAGACGCGAAGTGTCGCGTCTCTACATCGCGCGTTTAGCCGTTGGTTGTACTTGGAGAAGCCGTAGCTTTGCGCGCCCGTCTGGCCGCCTTGAATCATGTCTAAATGCCGATTCAGAGCGTTCCTGAAATACACTGCTACAAGCCCAAGCGCACACCCACGTCATGCACCAGTACCACACCCTGCTCCAGCACATCCTCGATAACGGCACCCAGAAAACCGACCGTACCGGCACCGGGACGCTGTCGGTGTTTGGGTATCAGATGCGCTTCAATCTGCAGGATGGGTTTCCGCTGGTGACCACCAAGAAGGTGCACCTGAAAAGTATCATCCACGAGCTGCTGTGGTTTCTGCGCGGCGACACCAGCAACCAGTCGCTGGAAGACGTGGGCGTGACCATCTGGCGGGAGTGGGCCGACGAGCGCGGCGAGCTGGGCCCCATCTACGGCAAGCAGTGGCGCAGCTGGGCCACGCCCGACGGCCAGAGCATCGACCAGATTGCCCAGATGGTGCACCTGCTGCGCACCCAGCCCGATTCGCGCCGCATGGTGGTATCGGCTTGGAACGTAG
Proteins encoded in this region:
- a CDS encoding thymidylate synthase, giving the protein MHQYHTLLQHILDNGTQKTDRTGTGTLSVFGYQMRFNLQDGFPLVTTKKVHLKSIIHELLWFLRGDTSNQSLEDVGVTIWREWADERGELGPIYGKQWRSWATPDGQSIDQIAQMVHLLRTQPDSRRMVVSAWNVADLPLMRLTPCHALFQFYVADGRLSCQLYQRSADVFLGVPFNIASYALLTLMMAQVTSLEPGEFIWTGGDTHLYSNHLEQARLQLTREPRPLPTMRLNPAVQDIFAFQYDDFTLENYDPWPAIKAPVAV